From a single Lolium rigidum isolate FL_2022 chromosome 7, APGP_CSIRO_Lrig_0.1, whole genome shotgun sequence genomic region:
- the LOC124670546 gene encoding diacylglycerol lipase-beta-like isoform X1, with amino-acid sequence MAVGALQLVGAIYLMFVIVRDLPNGRRSTSCFFGQDDAGQVSGRALIALFLILSWVVVIVQCFTGSDVLRWRSFYATHDMAWKAHYREVFDHGIREALCCLGRAKYLTVLEEDEVYSVARLLGDLVAYRASGTGHLELLAGLALLQKHGNLPDLQTDLVEAPHNLMQEAAVLHPFAEACYTGPLLDVGRNPILFPCAWVYRQGVLTPWTRRRRPALDGDNWWRGHAAAFLRFANIAPTALVRGRVRQSKREAAYFVVVLHEKKTVLIGVRGTETPEDLITDGLCRECAFTKEDLDGLVNNEQLPVTTRERVISTFPHYGHGGIVEAARELFMQLNDCTGENTSSRKLGFLSTLVQEGSECHGYRIRLVGHSLGGAVATVLGMMLFGRYPDVHVYAYGPLPCVDLVIAEACSHFVTTIINNDEFSSRLSINSILRLRSAAINALSDNSPADTAMIQKLARRILNVNKYQGNAPDRSTETSRTSEGRAVPNERRSPHQGQLCNSEPDLQDLQNGLGGYGGSNSSIDEHRSYQTLDIDQDVQPIPLDGHDFGLEEHQTSNREILVDTPEMFLPGLIIHVVRNRRSLFPLWTCWNLQDAEPPYKAVLAKRENFRDIAVTPSMFMDHLPWRSQYAMQRTLECQTLRSSTNCDSPVQHLV; translated from the exons GACAGGATGATGCTGGCCAGGTCTCTGGGCGAGCACTAATTGCTCTGTTTCTTATCCTATCCTGGGTTGTGGTCATCGTTCAGTGCTTCACGGGTTCTGATGTATTGAGATGGCGATCATTCTATGCGACACATGATATGGCATGGAAAGCTCACTACAGGGAAGTGTTTGATCATGGAATCCGTGAGGCTTTGTGCTGCCTAGGACGTGCAAAATATCT AACCGTATTGGAAGAAGATGAGGTCTATTCTGTGGCAAGACTTCTGGGTGATTTGGTTGCATATCGTGCTTCTGGGACTGGTCATTTGGAACTGTTAGCAG GGCTTGCTCTATTGCAGAAGCATGGGAATTTGCCTGATTTGCAAACTGACCTTGTGGAGGCACCTCATAACCTTATGCAAGAAGCTGCTGTTCTCCATCCATTTGCTGAAGCGTGCTATACG GGGCCACTTCTTGATGTTGGAAGAAACCCCATTTTGTTTCCATGTGCATGGGTTTATAGACAAGGCGTTTTAACTCCATGGACGCGCAGAAG GCGCCCTGCACTTGATGGTGATAACTGGTGGCGAGGTCATGCTGCAGCTTTCCTTAGATTTGCTAATATAGCACCTACTGCACTTGTTCGAGGCCGCGTTCGTCAG AGCAAACGTGAAGCTGCTTACTTTGTTGTGGTCCTCCACGAGAAAAAGACTGTTCTTATTGGGGTGCGTGGGACAGAGACACCAGAGGATCTCATAACCGATGGATTATGTAGAGAGTGTGCTTTCACTAAGGAAGATTTGGATGGATTAGTAAA TAATGAACAGTTACCAGTAACTACGAGGGAGAGAGTTATTTCTACATTTCCACACTATGGACACGGTGGAATTGTAGAGGCTGCTCGAGAGCTTTTCATGCAACTCAATGACTGCACAGGAG AAAACACGTCCTCCAGAAAACTTGGTTTTCTATCTACGCTGGTCCAGGAGGGCAGTGAGTGTCATGGATATAGAATTCGTCTTGTTGGACATTCTTTAGGAGGTGCTGTTGCTACAGTCCTAGGAATGATG CTTTTTGGCAGATACCCAGAcgtgcatgtgtatgcttatggTCCACTTCCGTGTGTGGACTTGGTGATAGCTGAAGCATGTTCACACTTTGTTACCAC CATTATAAACAACGATGAATTTTCTTCTCGCCTTTCAATCAACTCAATCCTCAGGCTACGATCTGCTGCAATAAATGCTCTTTCAGATAACTCTCCTGCTGATACAGCAATGATACAAAAACTTGCTCGCAGAATATTGAATGTGAACAAGTATCAGGGTAATGCTCCTGACCGAAGTACAGAAACTAGCCGCACATCTGAAG GGAGGGCAGTACCAAATGAAAGACGTTCGCCACACCAAGGCCAATTATGCAATAGTGAGCCAGATCTCCAAGATTTGCAGAATGGCCTTGGTGGGTACGGTGGATCCAATTCATCCATAGATGAACACAGAAGCTATCAAACCCTAGACATTGATCAGGATGTCCAGCCGATTCCACTTGATGGGCATGATTTTGGTTTGGAAGAGCATCAGACATCTAATAGGGAAATACTAGTGGACACTCCGGAAATGTTTCTTCCAGGCTTAATTATTCACGTGGTGCGGAACAGAAGAAGCCTCTTCCCTCTTTGGACATGCTGGAACTTGCAGGATGCTGAACCACCATATAAAGCTGTTTTGGCAAAAAGAGAGAACTTCAGGGATATCGCTGTTACTCCATCAATGTTCATGGATCACTTACCATGGAG GTCTCAGTATGCTATGCAGAGAACTCTAGAATGCCAAACGTTAAGGAGTTCAACTAACTGTGATTCACCTGTACAACATTTGGTCTGA
- the LOC124670546 gene encoding diacylglycerol lipase-beta-like isoform X2, which produces MAVGALQLVGAIYLMFVIVRDLPNGRRSTSCFFGQDDAGQVSGRALIALFLILSWVVVIVQCFTGSDVLRWRSFYATHDMAWKAHYREVFDHGIREALCCLGRAKYLTVLEEDEVYSVARLLGDLVAYRASGTGHLELLAGLALLQKHGNLPDLQTDLVEAPHNLMQEAAVLHPFAEACYTGPLLDVGRNPILFPCAWVYRQGVLTPWTRRRRPALDGDNWWRGHAAAFLRFANIAPTALVRGRVRQSKREAAYFVVVLHEKKTVLIGVRGTETPEDLITDGLCRECAFTKEDLDGLVNNEQLPVTTRERVISTFPHYGHGGIVEAARELFMQLNDCTGENTSSRKLGFLSTLVQEGSECHGYRIRLVGHSLGGAVATVLGMMLFGRYPDVHVYAYGPLPCVDLVIAEACSHFVTTIINNDEFSSRLSINSILRLRSAAINALSDNSPADTAMIQKLARRILNVNKYQGRAVPNERRSPHQGQLCNSEPDLQDLQNGLGGYGGSNSSIDEHRSYQTLDIDQDVQPIPLDGHDFGLEEHQTSNREILVDTPEMFLPGLIIHVVRNRRSLFPLWTCWNLQDAEPPYKAVLAKRENFRDIAVTPSMFMDHLPWRSQYAMQRTLECQTLRSSTNCDSPVQHLV; this is translated from the exons GACAGGATGATGCTGGCCAGGTCTCTGGGCGAGCACTAATTGCTCTGTTTCTTATCCTATCCTGGGTTGTGGTCATCGTTCAGTGCTTCACGGGTTCTGATGTATTGAGATGGCGATCATTCTATGCGACACATGATATGGCATGGAAAGCTCACTACAGGGAAGTGTTTGATCATGGAATCCGTGAGGCTTTGTGCTGCCTAGGACGTGCAAAATATCT AACCGTATTGGAAGAAGATGAGGTCTATTCTGTGGCAAGACTTCTGGGTGATTTGGTTGCATATCGTGCTTCTGGGACTGGTCATTTGGAACTGTTAGCAG GGCTTGCTCTATTGCAGAAGCATGGGAATTTGCCTGATTTGCAAACTGACCTTGTGGAGGCACCTCATAACCTTATGCAAGAAGCTGCTGTTCTCCATCCATTTGCTGAAGCGTGCTATACG GGGCCACTTCTTGATGTTGGAAGAAACCCCATTTTGTTTCCATGTGCATGGGTTTATAGACAAGGCGTTTTAACTCCATGGACGCGCAGAAG GCGCCCTGCACTTGATGGTGATAACTGGTGGCGAGGTCATGCTGCAGCTTTCCTTAGATTTGCTAATATAGCACCTACTGCACTTGTTCGAGGCCGCGTTCGTCAG AGCAAACGTGAAGCTGCTTACTTTGTTGTGGTCCTCCACGAGAAAAAGACTGTTCTTATTGGGGTGCGTGGGACAGAGACACCAGAGGATCTCATAACCGATGGATTATGTAGAGAGTGTGCTTTCACTAAGGAAGATTTGGATGGATTAGTAAA TAATGAACAGTTACCAGTAACTACGAGGGAGAGAGTTATTTCTACATTTCCACACTATGGACACGGTGGAATTGTAGAGGCTGCTCGAGAGCTTTTCATGCAACTCAATGACTGCACAGGAG AAAACACGTCCTCCAGAAAACTTGGTTTTCTATCTACGCTGGTCCAGGAGGGCAGTGAGTGTCATGGATATAGAATTCGTCTTGTTGGACATTCTTTAGGAGGTGCTGTTGCTACAGTCCTAGGAATGATG CTTTTTGGCAGATACCCAGAcgtgcatgtgtatgcttatggTCCACTTCCGTGTGTGGACTTGGTGATAGCTGAAGCATGTTCACACTTTGTTACCAC CATTATAAACAACGATGAATTTTCTTCTCGCCTTTCAATCAACTCAATCCTCAGGCTACGATCTGCTGCAATAAATGCTCTTTCAGATAACTCTCCTGCTGATACAGCAATGATACAAAAACTTGCTCGCAGAATATTGAATGTGAACAAGTATCAGG GGAGGGCAGTACCAAATGAAAGACGTTCGCCACACCAAGGCCAATTATGCAATAGTGAGCCAGATCTCCAAGATTTGCAGAATGGCCTTGGTGGGTACGGTGGATCCAATTCATCCATAGATGAACACAGAAGCTATCAAACCCTAGACATTGATCAGGATGTCCAGCCGATTCCACTTGATGGGCATGATTTTGGTTTGGAAGAGCATCAGACATCTAATAGGGAAATACTAGTGGACACTCCGGAAATGTTTCTTCCAGGCTTAATTATTCACGTGGTGCGGAACAGAAGAAGCCTCTTCCCTCTTTGGACATGCTGGAACTTGCAGGATGCTGAACCACCATATAAAGCTGTTTTGGCAAAAAGAGAGAACTTCAGGGATATCGCTGTTACTCCATCAATGTTCATGGATCACTTACCATGGAG GTCTCAGTATGCTATGCAGAGAACTCTAGAATGCCAAACGTTAAGGAGTTCAACTAACTGTGATTCACCTGTACAACATTTGGTCTGA
- the LOC124670546 gene encoding diacylglycerol lipase-beta-like isoform X3, producing the protein MAWKAHYREVFDHGIREALCCLGRAKYLTVLEEDEVYSVARLLGDLVAYRASGTGHLELLAGLALLQKHGNLPDLQTDLVEAPHNLMQEAAVLHPFAEACYTGPLLDVGRNPILFPCAWVYRQGVLTPWTRRRRPALDGDNWWRGHAAAFLRFANIAPTALVRGRVRQSKREAAYFVVVLHEKKTVLIGVRGTETPEDLITDGLCRECAFTKEDLDGLVNNEQLPVTTRERVISTFPHYGHGGIVEAARELFMQLNDCTGENTSSRKLGFLSTLVQEGSECHGYRIRLVGHSLGGAVATVLGMMLFGRYPDVHVYAYGPLPCVDLVIAEACSHFVTTIINNDEFSSRLSINSILRLRSAAINALSDNSPADTAMIQKLARRILNVNKYQGNAPDRSTETSRTSEGRAVPNERRSPHQGQLCNSEPDLQDLQNGLGGYGGSNSSIDEHRSYQTLDIDQDVQPIPLDGHDFGLEEHQTSNREILVDTPEMFLPGLIIHVVRNRRSLFPLWTCWNLQDAEPPYKAVLAKRENFRDIAVTPSMFMDHLPWRSQYAMQRTLECQTLRSSTNCDSPVQHLV; encoded by the exons ATGGCATGGAAAGCTCACTACAGGGAAGTGTTTGATCATGGAATCCGTGAGGCTTTGTGCTGCCTAGGACGTGCAAAATATCT AACCGTATTGGAAGAAGATGAGGTCTATTCTGTGGCAAGACTTCTGGGTGATTTGGTTGCATATCGTGCTTCTGGGACTGGTCATTTGGAACTGTTAGCAG GGCTTGCTCTATTGCAGAAGCATGGGAATTTGCCTGATTTGCAAACTGACCTTGTGGAGGCACCTCATAACCTTATGCAAGAAGCTGCTGTTCTCCATCCATTTGCTGAAGCGTGCTATACG GGGCCACTTCTTGATGTTGGAAGAAACCCCATTTTGTTTCCATGTGCATGGGTTTATAGACAAGGCGTTTTAACTCCATGGACGCGCAGAAG GCGCCCTGCACTTGATGGTGATAACTGGTGGCGAGGTCATGCTGCAGCTTTCCTTAGATTTGCTAATATAGCACCTACTGCACTTGTTCGAGGCCGCGTTCGTCAG AGCAAACGTGAAGCTGCTTACTTTGTTGTGGTCCTCCACGAGAAAAAGACTGTTCTTATTGGGGTGCGTGGGACAGAGACACCAGAGGATCTCATAACCGATGGATTATGTAGAGAGTGTGCTTTCACTAAGGAAGATTTGGATGGATTAGTAAA TAATGAACAGTTACCAGTAACTACGAGGGAGAGAGTTATTTCTACATTTCCACACTATGGACACGGTGGAATTGTAGAGGCTGCTCGAGAGCTTTTCATGCAACTCAATGACTGCACAGGAG AAAACACGTCCTCCAGAAAACTTGGTTTTCTATCTACGCTGGTCCAGGAGGGCAGTGAGTGTCATGGATATAGAATTCGTCTTGTTGGACATTCTTTAGGAGGTGCTGTTGCTACAGTCCTAGGAATGATG CTTTTTGGCAGATACCCAGAcgtgcatgtgtatgcttatggTCCACTTCCGTGTGTGGACTTGGTGATAGCTGAAGCATGTTCACACTTTGTTACCAC CATTATAAACAACGATGAATTTTCTTCTCGCCTTTCAATCAACTCAATCCTCAGGCTACGATCTGCTGCAATAAATGCTCTTTCAGATAACTCTCCTGCTGATACAGCAATGATACAAAAACTTGCTCGCAGAATATTGAATGTGAACAAGTATCAGGGTAATGCTCCTGACCGAAGTACAGAAACTAGCCGCACATCTGAAG GGAGGGCAGTACCAAATGAAAGACGTTCGCCACACCAAGGCCAATTATGCAATAGTGAGCCAGATCTCCAAGATTTGCAGAATGGCCTTGGTGGGTACGGTGGATCCAATTCATCCATAGATGAACACAGAAGCTATCAAACCCTAGACATTGATCAGGATGTCCAGCCGATTCCACTTGATGGGCATGATTTTGGTTTGGAAGAGCATCAGACATCTAATAGGGAAATACTAGTGGACACTCCGGAAATGTTTCTTCCAGGCTTAATTATTCACGTGGTGCGGAACAGAAGAAGCCTCTTCCCTCTTTGGACATGCTGGAACTTGCAGGATGCTGAACCACCATATAAAGCTGTTTTGGCAAAAAGAGAGAACTTCAGGGATATCGCTGTTACTCCATCAATGTTCATGGATCACTTACCATGGAG GTCTCAGTATGCTATGCAGAGAACTCTAGAATGCCAAACGTTAAGGAGTTCAACTAACTGTGATTCACCTGTACAACATTTGGTCTGA